A stretch of the Metopolophium dirhodum isolate CAU chromosome 8, ASM1992520v1, whole genome shotgun sequence genome encodes the following:
- the LOC132951130 gene encoding acyl-protein thioesterase 2-like — protein sequence MTTYEAVTIPPTGKHTSTIIFFHGLGESGSIWAELLTNLRKPNTKIICPSAPKIPLTLNKGFAIPAWFDLSTLNEDAPENESDILRAVDNVHAILDEELAKTRLPPKKLLLGGFSQGGALALYAALTYHRPLAGVLILSCWIPLHKTFPDAATNNTNIPIFQCHGTEDPVIPYVWGTRTSEILKEFATKSQFTSYEGLLHRTNEKELADIKSFIHKTVT from the exons ATGACCACCTACGAAGCGGTGACGATACCTCCGACGGGCAAACATACGTCGACG aTTATTTTTTTCCACGGTCTTGGCGAATCTGG gaGCATTTGGGCGGAGTTATTGACAAATTTACGCAAACCAAACACCAAGATTATCTGCCCTTCTGC CCCCAAGATACCGTTGACGTTAAACAAGGGGTTCGCGATTCCGGCGTGGTTCGACTTGTCGACATTGAACGAAGACGCACCCGAAAACGAGTCGGACATATTACGTGCCGTGGACAACGTGCACGCGATTTTGGACGAGGAATTGGCCAAGACACGGTTGCCGCCAAAGAAATTGTTGCTGGGTGGTTTTTCGCAAGGTGGAGCGCTGGCCCTATACGCGGCACTCACGTACCACAGGCCACTGGCCGGTGTCCTGATCCTGTCCTGTTGGATACCATTGCACAAGACCTTCCCAGAT gcgGCCACGAATAACACCAATATACCAATATTCCAATGTCACGGGACGGAAGACCCAGTCATACCTTACGTATGGGGCACAAGAACATCAGAAATACTGAAAGAGTTTGCCACCAAAAGCCAATTCACAAGTTACGAAGGCTTGTTGCATCGTACAAATGAGAAA GAGTTGGcggatataaaatcatttattcacAAGACTGTGACATGA